The Planctomycetota bacterium genomic interval GCGCCGACGGCTGGGGTGGGCGCGTCACGGGCCTGTAGGCCGGACTGCCCGATTCTCCTGGCAACTCGTGCATCAGGTGATAAGCGGGTTCATCTTCCTGGACCTCTGCCCCACACAACCCGCATCGCCGGCTGTCTGCGACAGCCCCGAGGACGACGGCCGCCGGCACAAGCAGAATCGCGCCTGTGGCTGCGGCGGCCAGGGAACCCAGCACGCCGCCGGCAACGGCAAAGGCCGGAAACGGCCTGCTGGCCCCCACGTCTTCAACTCCCTTCATCCGCGTCTTACAGCCCTCGCAAACGAACATGGGTTTCCTCCTGTCACAGGTCCTGCCGCGGACTGTCCCCACGGCCGCCTCTACCGTTCCGCGAACCCGAGAGCACGTCCTTCACTCCCCCGGCCAGCCAGCAGGCCAGCACGACGAACGCCAGAAGCGCCATCCACCGGGCGGGAAACGCCGTCCCGCAAAAACTGAGGATCACTGCTGCCCCAACGATGCCCACCACAACCGGTGCCGCCCGTCGAAGGATGCGGAACGCCAGAAGCAACCAGAGCAACGATTCCATTTCAATCCTCCTCGCACGGCGGCATGAATCGGTTAAACTGCCCACCCGTTCGCACCGTTCCTGTGCCGGGTCCTTGCCGTCCTCCATCACAAACATCGGGCCATGCCGTTCCTTCCCGCGCCGACAGTGCTGCCGGTGGAATGCCCAGAACCTCCAGCGTTCCGTCCGCGCGAACGCGGACCTCAAAGTCTTGCCCGACGGGCCGGTTCCACTCCTCCACGCGGTCCGCATAACGCTGGGAAAGCGCTATGAGCCGCTGGTTGTCCGAGCCGCGCCACGGGCGCTGGGTCGGCAACTCCCGGCGATAAGGTCCGTCCATCACGAGGTCCGTTGAATACAAGAGCCACATTGCGTCGGGCTCGACCCCTGAAACGAGTTGCTCAACCGTGTAGCCGGAATAGACCATCACGCTCAGACCCGCGCGGCGGATACGCTGGGCGAGGATGCCCAGCGCCCGCGCCTGCGCGAACGGCTCGCCGCCGACGAACGTCACGCCCTCGATGCCAGTCGTGGCCAGAATGCGGCGTTCAAGTTCCCCAATTGTTATCCACATCGCATCCACAAATGGCAGGAAGTCCAGGTTATGACAACCCGGGCAGCGGAGCGGGCATCCCTGGACCCACAGCGCGAATCTCTCGCCGGGCCCCAGCACGCGACAGCGCTCGACTAAGTGGGCGACGTTCACCGCGTCCGGCCGTGACAGAGTGCGATCCTCTGGTCGGCTCACTTTGCACCTCCCACCGAGATTCTGGCATCCTGGTGTCGCATCACGCTCCCCGGGTTGCCGCTGCCCCAGTCGGTCATCTTCAGTTCCACGCCCTGACGGGCCAGTTCGGCCTGAAGCGACTGGACGTCCCTGACACAGGCCGCGTGGTCGCGGGCCCCATTGACCTCCAGGTTCACCTCCTCGCTGTCTGGCCGCACCCTGATGTTCACAGACTTCATGGGAAAACTGCTGGCCTCGATCACCACGGTTCCGTCCGGATCGGTCCGCAGCGCGACGCCGTAGCCGCACTTCACGAGGGCCGACTGCCAGACCTCGGTCGCCTTCTTCAGTTCCGCGGCTTTGATCCTGGGCTCGTAATCGGCGTGCAGACTCGCCATAGAACGAACCGCCTTCTGGATGGACGGGAGATCTTCCCGGGCGAGAGCCCCCTCGGCGGTCTCGCGTAGAGCGCCCCTAAGGTCATCAAACCGCTTCCGGTCTTCCGCAGGAAGCACGACCGTGTTCAGTCCATCCAGAGCCTGCGTTGCCGCACGAAGTCTGGGCACGTAGGCCCTCACGGCCCTGGCATTCTCCTCCGCCCGCTGGCCCGCCAGCCGAAGCGCCTGCGCGAACCGGTCATGCCAGGCTCTGGCCTTTTCCTGCATCTCCCTCGGCGAGCCCACGCTTATGGAAGCCACGCCTGCCGCCAGCTGGTGGTGCTCAGAAGTGTCCACCCATCGCTGAAGGAGCACTTGGTTCTCGGACGATTCCCAGGTTTCCCTACACTGGTCCGCCAGCGCCGCGGCCGCGCGCTGTACCCTCGCGTGTTCCTCGAGGCGGCGCCGCCTCTGCGCCTCCGTCGCTTCGCGGTGTAGTTGGTTGAACAGACCCCAAACCTCACCATAGGCATCGAAGCCCGAGTCCGGGTCGCCTGCGGCCAGGCATTCCCGAACCCGGTCGTGCGCGGCCCGGGCGCGCGCCAGCGCCTCACTGCCCAGGTAGCGCCCGACGAATAAGCCGTGCCGTTCCAGCCACGCATCCTGCCGCGCGGCGAACCGTCTCAGGTCTGCCAGCCGCGTG includes:
- a CDS encoding 4Fe-4S single cluster domain-containing protein yields the protein MSRPEDRTLSRPDAVNVAHLVERCRVLGPGERFALWVQGCPLRCPGCHNLDFLPFVDAMWITIGELERRILATTGIEGVTFVGGEPFAQARALGILAQRIRRAGLSVMVYSGYTVEQLVSGVEPDAMWLLYSTDLVMDGPYRRELPTQRPWRGSDNQRLIALSQRYADRVEEWNRPVGQDFEVRVRADGTLEVLGIPPAALSAREGTAWPDVCDGGRQGPGTGTVRTGGQFNRFMPPCEED